The Drosophila subobscura isolate 14011-0131.10 chromosome A, UCBerk_Dsub_1.0, whole genome shotgun sequence genome includes the window CCGTCGCCAAGTGTCCTTTCAGGCGTTCGAACAGGATGCGTGGCGAGTCGAATTCGTTGGGCACCCTGCCCTCGGCGGAGCTCTCGAAGTAGCTGAAGAGGGGGAACCAAATGCGCGTCCGCGCTACATCGATCTGCATGAGAGATTTGTTGTTCGCCAGAGTGTGGTAGTAGAGGAACAGCCGCGACGTGATGTAGAAGGCGACGAACACATCGATCGAGTAGTGCTCGTGGGCGGCCAGTATGAAGAAGATCCCAAATATGTTTAGCAGCCAGGTGAAGGTGTGCAGATGGTACAGCGTGCGTGGCGTATACTCGGTGATGAAGAAGTTCAGCATGGTGAGGGCCACCGTGTGGCCGCTGAACATGTAGTCGCCGCACGTGCGCACACCCTGTATCGACATGCCCAGTCCACTCCAGATGCGATAGGCGCGGTTCACTCGCATCACCATGGCATCCGTTGCATCCGCGCTGTCCCTATCGACGGCATGGTCTTTGTTGCTGCACTTCAGATGGGCGCCCGGCACACTCAGCGACGTGAGCAGCATCGTCACGCAGCGCAGCAGAAAGACTGTGCCGGCCAGCGCACAGAAGCGCCGCAGCATTACCATTCGGTGCTTGTGGAAGATCAGGACGAGCGTCCACAGGGTGAACAGCAGCGAGGCCGTGATCTCGCACATGTCGAAGGCCCTCGGAATGTGCGGCACATTGTCGAGAAAGAAGTCAGGCAGTGGCGGGTAGCGCTCCACATCTGGCACCCGCTCGTGCACAATCACCATCACGAACGACGTTATCCAAGTCACCACAAACGAGTAGCCAAAGCTCAGGGCGGCTTTTAAGTACTCTGGTTGTATGTGGGCTTCTGCCTCATGGCTGGCACAGGGACATAAACCGGGCATCATCAATATGTCCGCGGGCTGGCTGTTGTGCCTCGCCAGCAGCTGAACTTTGCAGACCGCCTGCCAGAACTTTTTGAGTTCGCCAAAGGGCAGCTTGTAGTGCAGCCTATAACGCAGATCCCTGACATCCGATTCGTTGAGAGACAGCAGCACGAATCCGTCAATGGATTCCGTGCGCAAACAGTCGATCAGAGCCCCGGAGAAGTGCTCTGCATTGGCCCAATTCAGCACATCGTCCAGAGTCCATTGAGCCACCTGGCAGGGATCCACGGCGGTCGCATTGGTGCAGTCGTTGCTCAGCATGTCCTCACAGCAtttacctttttttctttgttccaTATCTGCTTGTGTAAATAACGCTACAGTTGTGAAATATCGAGAGTAGTTTGAGTAAATATCTTACTGCCATATCATCCACACTCTATGATGACAGACATTAACTATGtacaaaatataacaaaaattgGACTACTATTTCAGTCAACACATTTGAGTTGTGTTTTAGCTTTGTTTGTATGGTATTTTGTGCTTGATTTTCGACTCCTAATTCGGCTCCAGACGAAGACGAATTGTTCTGTATTGCCcaaattgaatatatttatctcTATCTCACTGTACATGTGTCTTAATCTTTCCATCATAACCACACATGTACGAGTTAGTCGTCCCTGGAAATGATTTGGCAGCAGGCATCGAGAAGCGAAGAAGGGGCTGGGAAGCACAGTGAAATAAACGAGTTTGAACTgtcccctgctgctggtttcAATCCTAGTTCTGatgctggtcctgctgctggttctggtcCTGGCTCTGGTCATACTTATGTATCTATCTCTCCAGTGAGTTATgccacactctctccctgggatttggcataaataaagtaaactCCTGCATAAACAAGAGCAACAgttggaaaaaacaaaacaagcaaaataGAAGGCTATACGGACAATGGGATTCCAATTACTTAACAATTGAATCGCCAAATTTAAAGCGCATAATAGATGCCCAATTTTGAGCGCCAATTTCAGGAAATGTGTGAGATATTATGGAACCAAGAAGCATTAGGGGATATTATATTCCTTGTTGcactacgtatgtatgtatgtacgttttAGATAggtacacacatgcatacatacatatgtacatatgtacatttactcATTTCACcattttttaccatttttcaataattatGCACTGATTCGTGCTCTTTCCTGTTGTCCATATTTCGTTTGCCCAATTTGAGTGGAAATATTTAAGCGACTGGAATAGTTCCGATTGTACAATTATTGTGATTGTGCTGAATTTTAGATGCAAAAGCTCTCCACTGTTTTCCAGCTTAACATGCCCTCCTACGCCCCTTTACTAGCAAAGTGGCACAAACAGTTTTGACAACAGTTCACGGGCACTTTGGACCCGTGCGATAGtcatgcacaaaaaaaaaacacattgtAACGGAATAGcgtgcagcggcaggcagggaggcatGGTGGCAAACACTTAACAACTGTCATTGACTCAATTAAAGATCTATAAATAACTACCTCGATGGATGACCATCAGCAGCCTCTCTCCCCAAGACATGACAAGGAATGGATTGACGCACCACCATCCCACACTCTGGCAATTCAGtggccactccactccaccacccCACtcatttttatacctggtactcaaggagtaaaaagggtatattgtacttgtgctcgaaagtggattTATGTAACGAACAGAAGGAGTCGTTGCATTCTTGATCAGTCTCAATAGCTGAGTCGaaatagccatgtctgtctgttcgtcttgtttgtcgtctagtactcagagactaaaAAAGCTAGAGCCTCCAAATTAGGCACccagactgctgctgcaaggctGCATATTTCTAAATTTCGCCCCGGCCCCCGATCATAATCTATCAGAATTAAGATTGGctcagatcattattatagccagaatgaagaaattcatttgcagtgacTACCCCGACTCCGTCCAGCTTTTGGTGGACATATTGTTGTCATTCTTACTAGCTCGctcactctgcctcatgcagtgtggGGCTCCGGTGGAGGGTGGCgtgctaaaagggcgtgttggtatgagaagtgatgtagatgtagatgagagatgtaaaaaatatgtaaaatttaaaaaagtcTTAAGtttacataaataatacatatgtacatactatatgtatgtatgtacatgcatacatacataaatatattgtgcctacatacatatgtacatatacatttattgatTAAGTACCTGGTATATAACTTGTGACGCGTTCCAGCGCGTCatacgttcctcctcgtttttattCCATTTGCCGCAGCTTTGACCAATTAATGCAGACGGCAACAACTGTATTTATGCCAatgctgctactgctcctgctgctggctttgaaTAGAGCTGTAAAtcaccaaagagagagaagcaagagagagacagtccAAGAGTAAAACACAGCAGCGACAAATTGAAAGGGAACAGCCATCACGTACAAGTGCATGAACTGAGCAGGGGataggggcaggggcagttcCCGATAATGGAAGTTGAGATGCCGTTACATCAAGGCCCTATAgactctggttctggctctccCACGCTTCCTTCACACTCCCGATGCTTTTTCACTCTCCCACTCGGacactctctttctcgctgttGTTACATTTC containing:
- the LOC117895785 gene encoding sphingomyelin synthase-related 1-like → MEQRKKGKCCEDMLSNDCTNATAVDPCQVAQWTLDDVLNWANAEHFSGALIDCLRTESIDGFVLLSLNESDVRDLRYRLHYKLPFGELKKFWQAVCKVQLLARHNSQPADILMMPGLCPCASHEAEAHIQPEYLKAALSFGYSFVVTWITSFVMVIVHERVPDVERYPPLPDFFLDNVPHIPRAFDMCEITASLLFTLWTLVLIFHKHRMVMLRRFCALAGTVFLLRCVTMLLTSLSVPGAHLKCSNKDHAVDRDSADATDAMVMRVNRAYRIWSGLGMSIQGVRTCGDYMFSGHTVALTMLNFFITEYTPRTLYHLHTFTWLLNIFGIFFILAAHEHYSIDVFVAFYITSRLFLYYHTLANNKSLMQIDVARTRIWFPLFSYFESSAEGRVPNEFDSPRILFERLKGHLATAKHQIIMGLHRFWLDRHFHVKSSTSSPATAPQIIS